In the Hordeum vulgare subsp. vulgare chromosome 7H, MorexV3_pseudomolecules_assembly, whole genome shotgun sequence genome, one interval contains:
- the LOC123412976 gene encoding MADS-box transcription factor ANR1-like, whose protein sequence is MARKKVALRYILDKKSRCATLKKRREGLQKKAEELAIMCNATTCVLVYGEGEAVPKVFPSHAEAVPILTRYKNMPEGRFKKTVNHEDFLSQHFSKLLAKGDKFRGVCQDNETRILLHKAMLESNLTSLDGLNVEDLTNVGLKLEVILQSTGESITKISGQPPVFQPEEPYVTNNMDMGPPSMYHAPPPTPYVTNYMHMESPSTYQAPPLAPYINHNMDMESSAMYQAPSPIPYVTTGMDMGPLTMFEARPQQQEDSLDMMRYGGDLNALVYSGYKSNGCNDTSTGFSSGDIPKKSFEVGFGWQFGGADPEASSSSHFPPM, encoded by the coding sequence ATGGCTCGCAAGAAGGTGGCCCTTCGGTATATCCTCGATAAAAAGTCTCGATGCGCTACTTTAAAGAAGCGTCGCGAGGGCTTGCAAAAGAAGGCAGAGGAGTTGGCCATCATGTGCAATGCCACAACATGCGTCCTAGTGTATGGCGAAGGTGAGGCGGTACCAAAGGTGTTCCCATCTCACGCTGAGGCGGTGCCTATACTGACTCGGTACAAGAATATGCCAGAGGGGAGGTTCAAGAAGACGGTGAATCACGAAGACTTTCTCAGCCAACACTTTAGCAAGCTCCTGGCCAAGGGAGACAAATTCCGTGGGGTCTGCCAGGACAACGAGACCAGAATCCTCCTACACAAGGCCATGCTCGAAAGCAACCTCACGAGCCTCGATGGCCTCAACGTCGAGGATCTCACGAATGTTGGCCTAAAGCTAGAGGTTATCCTCCAAAGCACGGGGGAAAGCATCACAAAAATTAGTGGCCAACCTCCAGTCTTCCAGCCTGAGGAGCCATACGTCACCAACAACATGGACATGGGGCCTCCGTCAATGTATCACGCACCACCACCAACTCCATACGTCACCAACTACATGCACATGGAGTCACCATCGACTTATCAGGCACCACCATTGGCGCCATACATCAATCACAACATGGACATGGAGTCTTCAGCGATGTATCAGGCGCCATCGCCAATTCCTTACGTCACTACTGGCATGGACATGGGGCCTCTGACAATGTTTGAGGCCCGACCGCAGCAACAAGAGGATTCACTTGACATGATGAGGTATGGAGGAGACCTCAATGCCCTGGTCTATAGTGGATACAAGTCTAATGGTTGTAATGACACAAGCACTGGCTTCTCTAGTGGTGATATTCCGAAGAAGTCGTTTGAGGTGGGGTTTGGTTGGCAGTTCGGTGGCGCTGATCCCGAAGCGTCTTCTTCGAGTCATTTCCCCCCAATGTAA